From a single Streptomyces sp. NBC_01264 genomic region:
- a CDS encoding MerR family transcriptional regulator, producing MRIGEIAALVGLTTRAIRHYHHVGLLPEPDRRPNGYRTYSVRDAVRLARVRRLTELGLSLDEVRDVLADDAGRELAEVLAELDADLARQQAELAERRRRLAVLLAAPPGEAEPVSPALAELLSKAPATASPSAALDREHLGLLDASGAVGEELYAALGTVAADPAVLALYERLDELADADEDDPRIGPLAAELVAAVPAEAFAAMAPATAVTEGAAGGPQELPGFLEALLAEYAPAQAEVVRRVMEAFTDTWATQTERGRE from the coding sequence ATGCGGATCGGAGAGATCGCCGCGCTCGTCGGGCTCACCACCCGGGCGATCCGGCACTACCACCACGTCGGCCTGCTCCCCGAGCCGGACCGGCGCCCCAACGGCTATCGCACCTACAGCGTGCGCGACGCCGTCCGGCTGGCCCGGGTGCGCCGGCTGACCGAGCTCGGGCTGAGCCTCGACGAGGTGCGCGACGTGCTCGCGGACGACGCGGGGCGCGAGCTCGCCGAGGTACTGGCCGAGCTCGACGCCGACCTCGCCCGCCAGCAGGCCGAACTGGCCGAGCGCAGGCGGCGCCTGGCCGTCCTGCTCGCCGCCCCGCCCGGGGAGGCCGAGCCGGTCTCGCCCGCGCTCGCGGAGCTGCTGTCCAAGGCGCCCGCGACGGCCTCGCCCTCCGCCGCGCTCGACCGCGAGCACCTGGGCTTGCTGGACGCCTCGGGCGCCGTGGGGGAGGAGCTCTACGCCGCACTCGGGACGGTCGCCGCCGACCCGGCCGTGCTCGCGCTGTACGAGCGGCTCGACGAGCTGGCCGACGCGGACGAGGACGACCCCCGGATCGGGCCGCTCGCCGCGGAACTGGTGGCCGCGGTGCCCGCCGAGGCGTTCGCGGCGATGGCGCCGGCGACGGCGGTGACGGAGGGGGCGGCCGGCGGGCCGCAGGAGCTGCCGGGCTTCCTGGAGGCCCTGCTCGCCGAGTACGCCCCGGCGCAGGCGGAGGTCGTCCGCCGGGTGATGGAGGCCTTCACGGACACGTGGGCGACGCAGACGGAGAGGGGCCGGGAATGA
- a CDS encoding type II toxin-antitoxin system Phd/YefM family antitoxin: protein MPISANEARTRFYPLIRQVNEDHEPIEVTSREHGDVVIMAAEDFRSWQETVYLLRSPRNAQILMESIAELDAGHGQARELIEPMDSSGSAA from the coding sequence ATGCCTATCTCCGCGAATGAAGCCCGCACACGCTTCTACCCGCTGATCCGGCAGGTCAACGAGGACCATGAACCGATAGAGGTCACCTCTCGAGAGCACGGCGACGTGGTCATCATGGCCGCCGAGGACTTCCGGTCCTGGCAGGAGACGGTGTACCTCCTGCGCTCACCCCGTAACGCGCAGATCCTCATGGAGTCCATCGCCGAGCTGGACGCCGGCCACGGGCAGGCGCGCGAGCTCATCGAGCCGATGGACAGCTCCGGGTCAGCCGCGTGA
- a CDS encoding Txe/YoeB family addiction module toxin, whose protein sequence is MKVMFSSRAWNEYTFWATADPKILKRINRLVKEIQRTPFEGVGKPEPLKENLSGWWSRRITDEHRLVYRINDEAVEIAQARYHY, encoded by the coding sequence GTGAAGGTGATGTTCTCCAGCCGCGCTTGGAACGAGTACACGTTTTGGGCGACGGCCGATCCGAAGATCCTCAAGCGGATCAATCGGCTGGTCAAGGAGATCCAGCGCACACCGTTCGAAGGCGTCGGAAAGCCTGAACCGCTCAAGGAGAACCTTTCCGGCTGGTGGTCCAGACGGATCACCGATGAACACCGCCTCGTCTACCGCATCAACGACGAGGCCGTGGAAATCGCCCAGGCCCGCTACCACTACTGA
- a CDS encoding bifunctional RNase H/acid phosphatase, with protein MPKFVVEADGGSRGNPGPAGYGSVVLDPVTGETLAERAEYIGVATNNVAEYKGLIAGLKAARELDPDAVVLVRMDSKLVVEQMSGRWKIKHPDMKPLAAEAAKVMPRAQVTYEWIPREKNKHADRLANEAMDAGKRGERWEPANSSAALDASAARTLAAPPPQGPPGDAAKGAAAVRAALASGGGTRTRAGTAAPARAGSAPAAADTLFGDPTDLTDLAAPTGPADLADSAGPADQVVPVGPSALADAAVSATPATADAPGVTSTSAAPTTAPAGQGWGPDMGPPATFVLLRHGETALTPQKRFSGSGGSDPELSAAGRRQAAAVAESLAARGTIETVISSPLRRCRETAQAVADRLGLTVAVEEGLREVDFGAWEGLTFAEARERHPEDLQAWLDSPEAAPTGGGESFATATRRISATRDRLLAEHAGRTVLLVSHVTPVKILVRLALGAPPEALFRMELSAASLSAVAYYADGNASVRLLNDTSHLR; from the coding sequence ATGCCGAAGTTCGTTGTGGAAGCCGACGGCGGCTCCCGGGGCAACCCGGGGCCCGCCGGGTACGGCTCCGTCGTCCTCGACCCGGTGACGGGCGAGACGCTGGCCGAGCGCGCGGAGTACATCGGCGTCGCGACGAACAACGTGGCCGAGTACAAGGGCCTCATCGCCGGGCTGAAGGCCGCCCGCGAGCTGGACCCGGACGCGGTGGTCCTCGTACGCATGGACTCCAAGCTCGTCGTCGAGCAGATGTCGGGCCGCTGGAAGATCAAGCACCCGGACATGAAGCCGCTCGCGGCGGAGGCGGCGAAGGTCATGCCGCGCGCGCAGGTGACGTACGAGTGGATCCCGCGCGAGAAGAACAAGCACGCGGACCGGCTCGCGAACGAGGCGATGGACGCGGGCAAGCGGGGCGAGCGCTGGGAGCCCGCGAACTCCTCGGCCGCCCTGGACGCCTCCGCGGCCCGCACCCTGGCGGCCCCGCCGCCGCAGGGCCCTCCGGGCGACGCGGCGAAGGGGGCGGCGGCGGTCCGCGCCGCCCTGGCCTCCGGCGGCGGTACGCGAACCCGCGCGGGCACGGCTGCGCCCGCCCGGGCTGGCTCCGCACCGGCCGCCGCCGACACCCTGTTCGGGGACCCGACGGACCTGACGGACCTGGCCGCCCCGACGGGCCCGGCGGACCTCGCCGACTCGGCGGGTCCGGCAGACCAGGTGGTCCCGGTCGGCCCGTCGGCGCTGGCCGACGCGGCAGTCTCGGCCACCCCCGCCACCGCCGATGCGCCGGGCGTCACGTCCACCAGCGCCGCGCCCACGACCGCCCCCGCCGGGCAGGGCTGGGGGCCCGACATGGGGCCGCCCGCCACCTTCGTGCTGCTGCGCCACGGAGAGACCGCGCTGACCCCGCAGAAGCGGTTCTCCGGCAGCGGTGGCAGCGACCCGGAGCTTTCCGCGGCGGGCCGCCGCCAGGCCGCCGCCGTCGCGGAGTCGCTCGCGGCGCGCGGCACCATCGAGACGGTGATCAGCTCCCCGCTGCGCCGCTGCCGGGAGACCGCGCAGGCCGTCGCCGACCGGCTCGGGCTCACGGTCGCCGTCGAAGAGGGCCTGCGCGAGGTCGACTTCGGCGCGTGGGAGGGGCTGACCTTCGCGGAAGCGCGCGAGCGCCACCCCGAAGACCTCCAGGCGTGGCTGGACTCCCCGGAGGCCGCCCCCACGGGCGGCGGCGAAAGCTTCGCCACGGCCACCCGCCGCATCTCGGCGACCCGGGACCGGCTCCTCGCCGAGCACGCGGGCCGCACGGTCCTGCTGGTCTCGCACGTGACCCCGGTCAAGATCCTGGTCCGCCTGGCCCTGGGCGCCCCGCCGGAGGCCCTGTTCCGCATGGAACTCTCGGCGGCCTCCCTGTCGGCGGTCGCCTACTACGCCGACGGCAACGCCTCGGTCCGCCTCCTGAACGACACGTCCCACCTGAGGTAG
- a CDS encoding zinc ribbon domain-containing protein: protein MNAEPADQIRLLDVQALDVRLSQLTHKRKMLPEHAEVDSLTSDLAQQRDFLVAAQTQATDAAREQTKAEQDVDQVRQRAARDQARLDTGVGISARDLANLQSEVVSLAKRQGDLEDVVLEVMERLEGAQERVTELTDRVASLETKLVDATARRDAATGEIDAEIAGIAKDREVIVTAMPAALIALYEKIRVKQGGVGAARLSQRRCEGCRLELDLAEVNEIKAAARDQVVRHESCGRILVRMADSGI from the coding sequence CTGAACGCCGAGCCCGCCGACCAGATCCGACTTCTCGACGTCCAGGCCCTGGACGTCCGGCTGTCTCAGCTGACCCACAAGCGCAAGATGCTGCCCGAGCACGCCGAGGTCGACTCGCTGACCAGCGACCTGGCCCAGCAGCGCGACTTCCTCGTCGCCGCCCAGACGCAGGCCACCGACGCCGCCCGCGAGCAGACCAAGGCCGAGCAGGACGTGGACCAGGTGCGCCAGCGCGCCGCCCGCGACCAGGCCCGCCTGGACACCGGCGTCGGCATCTCCGCCCGCGACCTGGCCAACCTGCAGAGCGAGGTCGTCTCCCTCGCGAAGCGCCAGGGCGACCTGGAGGACGTGGTCCTGGAGGTCATGGAGCGTCTGGAGGGTGCGCAGGAGCGCGTCACCGAGCTCACCGACCGGGTCGCCTCCCTGGAGACCAAGCTCGTCGACGCCACCGCGCGCCGCGACGCCGCCACCGGCGAGATCGACGCCGAGATCGCGGGCATCGCCAAGGACCGCGAGGTCATCGTCACGGCCATGCCGGCCGCGCTGATCGCCCTGTACGAAAAGATCCGCGTGAAGCAGGGCGGCGTCGGCGCCGCCCGCCTGTCGCAGCGCCGCTGCGAGGGCTGCCGCCTGGAGCTCGACCTCGCCGAGGTCAACGAGATCAAGGCCGCCGCCCGCGACCAGGTCGTCCGGCACGAGAGCTGCGGCCGCATCCTGGTCCGCATGGCCGACTCGGGCATCTGA
- a CDS encoding Nif3-like dinuclear metal center hexameric protein, whose product MPRLSEVIAALDALWPPSRAEEWDAVGTVCGDPDAEVSRVLFAVDPVQEIVDEAVKLGADLLVTHHPLYLRGTTTVEAGTFKGRVVHTLIKNDIALHVAHTNADTADPGVSDALAGALDLRVTGPLVPDPSDPKGRRGLGRLCELDRPETLREFTARVAAWLQPTAQGIRVAGDPDAMIRTVAVSGGSGDSLFAQVRAASVDAYVTADLRHHPVSEAREQSPLALVDAAHWATEWPWCEQAAAQLDAISERNGWGLRTHVSRTATDPWTAHAPSVTSPSNSPSLPGAPN is encoded by the coding sequence GTGCCCCGTCTCTCTGAAGTCATCGCCGCGCTGGACGCTCTGTGGCCCCCTTCGCGGGCCGAGGAGTGGGACGCCGTCGGCACCGTCTGCGGCGACCCCGACGCCGAGGTCTCCCGGGTCCTGTTCGCCGTCGACCCCGTCCAGGAGATCGTCGACGAAGCGGTGAAGCTGGGTGCCGACCTGCTCGTCACCCACCACCCCCTCTACCTGCGGGGCACCACCACCGTCGAGGCCGGCACCTTCAAGGGCCGCGTCGTGCACACGCTGATCAAGAACGACATCGCGCTGCACGTCGCCCACACCAACGCCGACACCGCCGACCCGGGCGTCTCCGACGCCCTCGCCGGCGCCCTCGACCTGCGCGTCACCGGCCCGCTGGTGCCCGACCCGAGCGACCCCAAGGGCCGCCGGGGCCTGGGCCGGCTCTGCGAGCTGGACCGGCCCGAGACCCTGCGCGAGTTCACCGCGCGCGTCGCCGCCTGGCTCCAGCCGACCGCGCAGGGCATCCGGGTGGCCGGTGACCCCGACGCGATGATCCGTACGGTCGCCGTCAGCGGCGGCTCCGGCGACAGCCTCTTCGCGCAGGTCAGGGCTGCCAGTGTCGACGCGTACGTCACCGCGGACCTGCGCCACCACCCGGTGTCCGAGGCCCGCGAGCAGAGCCCGCTCGCCCTCGTCGACGCCGCCCACTGGGCCACCGAATGGCCTTGGTGCGAGCAGGCCGCGGCCCAGCTCGACGCCATCTCCGAGCGCAACGGCTGGGGTCTGCGGACCCACGTCTCGCGCACGGCCACAGACCCGTGGACGGCTCACGCTCCGTCCGTGACATCCCCTTCGAACTCCCCTTCTCTCCCTGGAGCCCCCAACTGA
- a CDS encoding serine/threonine-protein kinase, giving the protein MRAGEVLDARYELVRRLDMGGMGEVWEGIDRRIRRKVAIKLIREEADPALVPELVSRLGREATAAGRLAHPHIVAVYDYNSVEQDDVPLVYIVMELVRGRSLAEELAQRLPPLPQALAWAEQIALALESAHGPEAGVVHRDLKPGNVMVTYGGLVKLLDFGIARFLEDNDTHHTKLTGARMVGTPAYMAPEQCEGRPVDGRTDLYALGCLLYTMLTGRPPFTLERGLLQVMYQQVHELPPPPSAYGPVPAPVDRLVMELLAKDPADRPADAAQVVDRLRTLSRTLAAASAPATEAPEPAAAAAGAYVPTEPDLPPAPPLREAREADANEDEVLEGEYADPDPGEAFGARIRAALVERGRAARAEDDPGIARLALGELLADTVRLLGAEDPLTVEFGFDLACTCARDGLFGEASALLGEIVPRMEALHGPGDRRTLYARCLLPRYLANAGALREAAELYAEIVRDLRRVLGETDSLTLHTRYQYVAQLAKAGDDIGAVQLWLSLIPRLDSEQRTVGSLGADARRELCDAVLRLRGNPEAAVRLRVLVSHLVGLLEDGREEAYAARIVMAGWVAEAGTAQETLPTWRVLISDCTAALGEEHPLTLLARFRLAEHTEGAGRPAEARALLVALMPALYAHQGPAGELVLRARYLLALTARAADPAADLAQWEELAPDLEALLGSGDRLTVDAWFRLALALSARDRQAEALPLLNAVLPRRSDLFGADEPVTLRGRYAQAAGVAALHGEAVARPMWRELLAEVTRAMGGRHYLTRAVRERLGLAPEPEGAGSADLPGPCPVWTVRAT; this is encoded by the coding sequence ATGCGTGCCGGAGAAGTGCTCGACGCCCGATATGAGCTGGTCCGGCGGCTGGACATGGGCGGCATGGGCGAGGTCTGGGAGGGCATCGACCGGCGCATCCGCCGCAAGGTCGCGATCAAGCTGATCCGTGAGGAGGCCGATCCGGCGCTGGTCCCGGAGCTGGTGTCCCGGCTCGGCCGGGAGGCGACGGCGGCGGGACGGCTCGCGCACCCGCACATCGTCGCCGTGTACGACTACAACAGCGTGGAGCAGGACGACGTACCGCTCGTCTACATCGTCATGGAGCTCGTACGGGGCCGCTCGCTCGCGGAGGAACTCGCGCAGCGGCTGCCCCCGCTCCCGCAGGCGCTGGCCTGGGCCGAGCAGATCGCGCTGGCCCTGGAGTCGGCGCACGGACCGGAGGCGGGAGTGGTCCACCGGGACCTCAAGCCCGGGAACGTGATGGTCACCTACGGCGGGCTGGTCAAGCTCCTCGACTTCGGGATCGCCCGCTTCCTGGAGGACAACGACACCCACCACACGAAGCTCACCGGTGCCCGGATGGTCGGCACCCCGGCCTACATGGCGCCCGAGCAGTGCGAAGGCCGGCCGGTGGACGGGCGGACCGACCTGTACGCCCTGGGCTGCCTGCTCTACACGATGCTCACCGGGCGTCCGCCCTTCACCCTGGAGCGGGGCCTGCTCCAGGTCATGTACCAGCAGGTACACGAGCTTCCGCCGCCGCCGAGCGCGTACGGGCCGGTGCCCGCGCCCGTGGACCGGCTGGTCATGGAACTGCTGGCGAAGGATCCGGCGGACCGGCCGGCGGACGCCGCCCAGGTGGTGGACCGGCTGCGCACGCTGAGCCGGACGCTCGCGGCGGCGTCGGCCCCGGCCACGGAGGCCCCGGAGCCCGCGGCCGCCGCTGCGGGGGCGTACGTACCGACCGAACCGGACCTGCCGCCCGCGCCGCCGTTACGAGAAGCCCGGGAGGCCGACGCCAACGAGGACGAGGTACTGGAGGGCGAGTACGCCGATCCCGACCCGGGCGAGGCCTTCGGCGCCCGGATCCGCGCCGCGCTGGTGGAGCGCGGCCGGGCGGCGCGCGCGGAGGACGACCCCGGGATCGCGCGGCTGGCGCTCGGCGAGCTGCTCGCCGACACCGTCCGGCTGTTGGGCGCCGAGGACCCGCTGACCGTGGAGTTCGGCTTCGACCTGGCCTGCACCTGCGCCCGCGACGGCCTCTTCGGGGAGGCCTCCGCGCTGCTCGGCGAGATCGTGCCGCGAATGGAGGCCCTGCACGGGCCCGGGGACCGGCGCACCCTCTACGCCCGCTGCCTGCTGCCCCGGTACCTGGCGAACGCGGGGGCCCTGCGCGAGGCCGCCGAGCTCTACGCGGAGATCGTGCGCGATCTGCGGCGGGTGCTCGGCGAGACCGACAGCCTCACCCTGCACACCCGCTACCAGTACGTCGCCCAGCTGGCCAAGGCCGGTGACGACATCGGCGCGGTCCAGCTGTGGCTCTCCCTGATCCCGCGGCTGGACTCCGAGCAGCGCACGGTGGGGTCGCTCGGCGCGGACGCGCGACGCGAGCTGTGCGACGCGGTCCTGCGGCTGCGGGGCAACCCGGAGGCGGCCGTCCGGCTGCGCGTGCTCGTGTCCCATCTGGTGGGGCTGCTGGAGGACGGCCGGGAGGAGGCCTACGCGGCCCGGATCGTGATGGCCGGCTGGGTCGCCGAGGCGGGGACCGCGCAGGAGACGCTGCCCACCTGGCGGGTGCTGATCAGCGACTGCACCGCGGCGCTCGGCGAGGAGCATCCGCTGACGCTGCTGGCGCGGTTCCGGCTGGCCGAGCACACCGAGGGCGCGGGCCGGCCGGCGGAGGCGCGCGCCCTGCTCGTGGCACTGATGCCGGCGCTGTACGCGCACCAGGGCCCGGCCGGGGAGCTGGTGCTACGGGCCCGCTACCTGCTGGCGCTGACCGCGCGGGCGGCCGATCCGGCGGCGGACCTCGCGCAGTGGGAGGAGCTGGCACCGGACCTGGAGGCGCTGCTCGGGAGCGGGGACCGGCTGACGGTGGACGCCTGGTTCCGGCTCGCGCTGGCCCTGTCCGCGCGGGACCGGCAGGCGGAGGCGCTGCCGCTGCTGAACGCCGTACTGCCGCGGCGGAGCGACCTGTTCGGGGCGGACGAGCCGGTCACCCTGCGGGGGCGGTACGCGCAGGCCGCCGGGGTGGCCGCGCTGCACGGGGAGGCGGTGGCCCGGCCGATGTGGCGGGAGCTGCTCGCGGAGGTGACGCGGGCGATGGGCGGCCGGCACTACCTGACCCGCGCGGTCCGGGAGCGGCTGGGGCTCGCTCCCGAGCCGGAGGGGGCGGGGTCGGCGGACCTCCCCGGGCCCTGCCCGGTCTGGACCGTGCGGGCCACGTGA
- a CDS encoding 3-oxoacyl-ACP reductase produces the protein MSLPLEGLVAIVTGAGRGLGRSEAIELARLGASVVVNDFGQPGRDGSGEASAAPAEEVAAEIRAAGGQAVAHLGDVADFEQARELVELAVNSFGKLDILVNNAGILRDRMVFSMSEPEWDSVIRVHLKGHFNTTHFASVHWRERSKAAGGPVYGRIINTSSEAFLGGSAGQPNYAAAKGGIVGLTTSTALALGKYGVTANAICPRARTRMTEDVFAGFQVPEEGKLDALAPEHVSPLVGYLASPASAKANGQLFVVHGGIVVVMERPKVAAKFDTTKESFSYEELDEVLTPHYDSRPPNETFAATEVLGLKHDG, from the coding sequence ATGTCACTGCCACTTGAGGGACTCGTCGCCATCGTCACCGGGGCGGGCCGCGGCCTCGGCCGGTCCGAGGCGATCGAACTCGCCCGGCTGGGCGCGAGCGTGGTCGTCAACGACTTCGGGCAGCCCGGCCGCGACGGCTCCGGCGAGGCCTCGGCCGCTCCGGCGGAGGAGGTCGCGGCGGAGATCCGTGCCGCGGGCGGACAGGCGGTGGCGCATCTGGGCGACGTGGCCGACTTCGAGCAGGCGCGCGAGCTGGTCGAGCTGGCGGTGAACAGCTTCGGCAAGCTCGACATCCTGGTCAACAACGCGGGCATCCTGCGCGACCGGATGGTCTTCTCGATGTCGGAGCCGGAGTGGGACTCGGTCATCCGGGTCCACCTCAAGGGCCACTTCAACACGACCCACTTCGCCTCCGTGCACTGGCGCGAACGCTCCAAGGCGGCGGGCGGACCGGTCTACGGCCGCATCATCAACACCTCCTCCGAGGCCTTCCTCGGCGGCTCGGCCGGCCAGCCCAACTACGCGGCGGCCAAGGGCGGGATCGTGGGCCTGACCACGTCCACCGCCCTGGCCCTCGGCAAGTACGGGGTCACGGCCAACGCCATCTGCCCGCGCGCCCGTACCCGTATGACCGAGGACGTGTTCGCGGGCTTCCAGGTCCCGGAGGAGGGCAAGCTCGACGCCCTCGCCCCCGAGCACGTCTCCCCGCTCGTCGGGTACCTGGCCTCCCCGGCCTCGGCGAAGGCCAACGGCCAGCTGTTCGTCGTCCACGGAGGCATAGTCGTCGTCATGGAACGCCCCAAGGTGGCGGCGAAGTTCGACACCACCAAGGAGTCCTTCTCCTACGAGGAACTCGACGAGGTCCTCACCCCGCACTACGACTCCCGCCCCCCGAACGAAACCTTCGCGGCGACAGAAGTCCTCGGCCTCAAGCACGACGGCTGA
- a CDS encoding Zn-dependent alcohol dehydrogenase, with protein sequence MRAALQSEIGQDKLEVVEDMQAVGFGPGKVKIRIKATGLCHSDLSAMSGVLPQPAPFIPGHEGSGVITDVGDGVTSHKIGDRVLVCWLPPCGHCPSCKRGQGHLCLEAFGNVATPNFQRGDSPIFGFAGTGTFAEEMVVPAGCAVPIPDDVPFDIAALIGCGVTTGLGAAINTAKVEAGSSVAVIGCGGVGISVIQGAKVQGAAQIIAVDPVASRREAALRFGATEAVSPEEFADAKNRITAGEGFDYVFEVVGKSATTKTAYDMTRRGGSVVVVGAGALDDNYSINMFSLFLDEKKILPSMYGGGDVLRSYERTIALWRAGRVDLAGLITHRVQLAEINDALDQMRTGVALRTCIEL encoded by the coding sequence GTGCGCGCAGCACTGCAGAGCGAGATAGGCCAGGACAAACTCGAAGTCGTCGAGGACATGCAGGCCGTGGGCTTCGGCCCCGGCAAGGTCAAGATCCGCATCAAGGCCACCGGCCTGTGCCACTCCGACCTCTCCGCGATGAGCGGCGTCCTCCCGCAGCCCGCCCCCTTCATCCCGGGCCACGAGGGCTCCGGCGTGATCACCGACGTCGGTGACGGTGTCACCAGCCACAAGATCGGTGACCGGGTCCTGGTCTGCTGGCTCCCGCCCTGCGGGCACTGTCCCTCCTGCAAGCGCGGCCAGGGCCACCTGTGCCTGGAGGCCTTCGGCAACGTGGCCACCCCCAACTTCCAGCGCGGCGACAGCCCCATCTTCGGCTTCGCGGGCACCGGCACCTTCGCCGAGGAGATGGTGGTCCCGGCCGGCTGTGCCGTACCGATCCCCGACGACGTGCCCTTCGACATCGCCGCCCTGATCGGCTGCGGGGTCACCACCGGCCTCGGAGCCGCCATCAACACCGCGAAGGTGGAGGCCGGTTCCTCGGTCGCCGTCATCGGCTGCGGCGGCGTCGGCATCTCCGTCATCCAGGGCGCCAAGGTTCAGGGCGCGGCGCAGATCATCGCCGTCGACCCGGTCGCCTCCCGGCGCGAGGCCGCGCTGCGCTTCGGCGCCACCGAGGCGGTCTCCCCGGAGGAGTTCGCCGACGCCAAGAACCGGATCACCGCGGGCGAGGGCTTCGACTACGTCTTCGAGGTCGTCGGCAAGTCCGCGACCACCAAGACCGCCTACGACATGACCCGCCGCGGCGGCTCCGTCGTCGTGGTCGGCGCCGGCGCGCTCGACGACAACTACTCGATCAACATGTTCTCCCTCTTCCTCGACGAGAAGAAGATCCTGCCGTCGATGTACGGCGGCGGCGACGTGCTCCGCTCCTACGAGCGCACCATCGCGCTGTGGCGGGCCGGCCGGGTGGACCTGGCGGGCCTGATCACCCACCGCGTGCAGCTCGCCGAGATCAACGACGCGCTCGACCAGATGCGTACGGGCGTGGCCCTGCGCACCTGCATCGAACTCTGA
- a CDS encoding MaoC/PaaZ C-terminal domain-containing protein yields the protein MPIDAAKALAAEPRKGNIAWDHKDIQLYHLGLGAGTSPNNPGAATDPDELRYTLESKLHVLPSFATVAGAGMAMMGGLAAPGIEVNLAHVLHGSQSIELHRPIPVKGEASSTATVAAVYDKVKAAVIVLRTEVADADGPLWTSDASIFVRGEGGFGGDRGPSVKAEQPERAPDRVEERKIREEQALLYRLSGDWNPLHADPEFAKLAGFDQPILHGLCSYGMTLKAVVDTLLDGDVSRVRAYRTRFAGIVFPGETLRIRMWQEPGRVLVTVSAADRDDAPVLADTVVEHS from the coding sequence ATGCCGATCGATGCCGCCAAGGCCCTCGCCGCCGAACCCCGCAAGGGGAACATCGCCTGGGACCACAAGGACATCCAGCTCTACCACCTCGGACTCGGCGCGGGGACCTCCCCGAACAATCCCGGGGCCGCCACCGACCCCGACGAGCTGCGCTACACCCTGGAGTCCAAGCTCCACGTGCTCCCCAGCTTCGCGACCGTCGCCGGCGCCGGGATGGCCATGATGGGCGGCCTCGCCGCCCCGGGCATCGAGGTCAACCTCGCCCACGTGCTGCACGGCAGCCAGTCCATCGAGCTGCACCGGCCCATCCCGGTCAAGGGGGAGGCCTCCTCCACCGCCACGGTCGCCGCGGTCTACGACAAGGTCAAGGCGGCGGTGATCGTCCTGCGCACCGAGGTCGCGGACGCCGACGGGCCGCTGTGGACCTCCGACGCGTCGATCTTCGTACGCGGTGAAGGCGGCTTCGGCGGCGACCGCGGCCCCTCCGTCAAGGCCGAGCAGCCCGAGCGGGCGCCCGACCGGGTGGAGGAGCGGAAGATCCGCGAGGAGCAGGCGCTGCTCTACCGCCTCTCCGGGGACTGGAACCCGCTCCACGCGGACCCCGAGTTCGCCAAGCTGGCCGGCTTCGACCAGCCGATCCTGCACGGCCTGTGCTCGTACGGAATGACCCTGAAGGCCGTGGTCGACACCCTCCTGGACGGCGACGTGTCCCGCGTCCGCGCCTACCGCACCCGCTTCGCCGGGATCGTCTTCCCCGGGGAGACCCTGCGGATCCGGATGTGGCAGGAGCCCGGCCGCGTCCTCGTCACGGTCAGCGCCGCCGACCGGGACGACGCCCCGGTCCTCGCCGACACCGTCGTCGAACACTCCTAA
- a CDS encoding DNA-binding response regulator, which yields MPVAQRPARSLRVLLDPPNPALAVLLGLQPDIEVVTSPLARPAVALTESVDRVPALLAEDPECRILVLTGSAHPGLPEAALAAGAAGLVLRDGPVEDLADGIRRASRGESVVDPALETPRAPQAP from the coding sequence ATGCCCGTTGCCCAGCGCCCTGCCCGATCCCTGCGGGTGCTCCTGGACCCGCCGAACCCGGCCCTGGCGGTCCTCCTCGGCCTCCAGCCGGACATCGAGGTCGTGACTTCGCCACTGGCCCGCCCGGCGGTGGCGCTGACGGAGTCGGTGGACCGCGTCCCCGCGCTCCTGGCGGAGGATCCGGAATGCCGGATCCTGGTGCTGACCGGCTCCGCGCACCCGGGCCTGCCCGAGGCCGCCCTGGCCGCCGGCGCGGCCGGCCTGGTCCTGCGGGACGGCCCGGTCGAGGACCTGGCGGACGGCATCCGCCGCGCCTCCCGGGGGGAGTCGGTGGTCGACCCGGCGCTGGAGACTCCGCGGGCGCCGCAGGCCCCGTAA